In Glandiceps talaboti chromosome 16, keGlaTala1.1, whole genome shotgun sequence, a single window of DNA contains:
- the LOC144447194 gene encoding melatonin receptor type 1A-like, which yields MKIPAVWITQVVGTIEGVMTLLALVGNVIVFAAVMLKKQLRTYSNVYLANLSMTDIIAAVFVSSIVTDSYLYRRWRFSKIYCILHHKLHPCLLTVSLLLSAGIALNRYMYVVHNDKYRRLTNKVSVAISLAICWIYPAILIPFGDWDTATYRPHIFRCQPSGGSKIKFYAIYFTNYTASGIVVICYFLIFLFIRKSRRRVQAHGTNQQGNNQNNENSKGPSPQEVRMLKVLVVVFCLCLLGYLPFVILLNVYTNLDMRPPADVQVMMYPCLHIGGVMNPILYGMSNKNFRKAYKELVTGRLFCKTSTPVVPINNA from the coding sequence ATGAAGATACCGGCTGTTTGGATAACCCAAGTAGTTGGTACTATCGAAGGTGTAATGACTTTGCTTGCCCTCGTTGGAAATGTGATTGTCTTTGCTGCCGTAATGCTAAAGAAACAACTTCGTACATACAGCAACGTCTACTTGGCTAATCTCAGTATGACTGACATCATTGCAGCAGTGTTCGTCTCTTCAATAGTAACTGACTCCTACCTCTACCGTCGTTGGAGATTTTCAAAGATTTACTGCATACTTCATCACAAACTGCACCCTTGCTTGTTGACAGTATCTTTATTACTCAGTGCAGGTATTGCTCtgaacagatacatgtatgttgtccaCAACGACAAATATCGTCGCCTTACCAACAAAGTGTCCGTGGCAATATCTCTAGCTATATGTTGGATTTATCCAGCAATATTAATTCCCTTCGGTGACTGGGATACGGCTACATACCGGCCTCATATTTTCAGATGCCAACCATCCGGTGGATCCAAGATAAAGTTCTATGCCATATACTTTACCAATTACACTGCAAGTGGCATTGTCGTCATATGCTATTTTCTGATATTCCTGTTCATACGTAAAAGTCGACGACGAGTTCAGGCTCACGGTACCAACCAACAAGGCAACAACCAAAACAACGAAAACTCCAAAGGTCCAAGCCCACAAGAAGTGCGCATGTTAAAAGTCCTAGTCGTCGTTTTCTGTCTTTGCCTCCTCGGTTACTTACCGTTCGTAATCTTACTGAACGTCTACACTAACCTAGACATGAGACCACCGGCCGATGTCCAAGTAATGATGTATCCATGCTTACACATTGGCGGCGTCATGAATCCGATCTTATACGGCATGAGCAACAAGAACTTTCGGAAAGCCTACAAGGAGTTGGTAACAGGTCGGTTGTTCTGCAAAACGTCAACACCAGTCGTGCCCATTAACAATGCATAG
- the LOC144447556 gene encoding deoxyribonuclease-1-like isoform X2 produces MNVFKLKVICELVVLRLTVQTSRESPSYIMAQQVHGLQIFGLVLAILLCQITVRGDDIEELNVAAFNVQVFGTTKMSKPDVVNTLIQIIQRYDIVVIQEIRDSSGTAIYALLNAVNSASSQQYSLAISPRLGRTSSKEQYGFLYRPDKVTVIDSYTYNDVSDFFEREPFIVRFSSPKTVVSDFVMVVIHTKPSDAVNEISGLVSVYDDIVNRWNIQDAVILGDFNAGCDYVDDSDWQNIALRTDVRFTWLIDDRTDTTVSNTFCAYDRIVVAGPNMMKGIWLNSASVFYFDEAYGLSDDQASDVSDHYPITFKLLPKLMTPSMFYHVQGILCIPPSQCVSRRGIGIRESLFST; encoded by the exons ATTGACAGTACAGACGAGCAGAGAATCGCCATCGTACATTATGGCTCAGCAAGTTCATGGTCTACAGATTTTCGGCTTGGTACTCGCCATTCTGCTTTGTCAGATAACCGTGAGAGGAGATGACATCGAGGAGCTTAACGTAGCTGCTTTCAACGTTCAAGTATTTGGAACAACTAAAATGTCAAAACCTGATGTTGTCAACACCTTGATACAG ATTATCCAACGTTACGACATCGTCGTTATACAAGAGATACGAGATAGTTCAGGCACTGCGATCTACGCGTTACTGAATGCTGTCAACAGTGCTTCAAGCCAACAATACTCCCTGGCTATCAGTCCTCGACTTGGACGCACAAGCTCTAAAGAACAATACGGGTTTTTATACAG ACCAGACAAAGTAACTGTGATTGATAGTTACACTTATAATGACGTCAGTGATTTTTTTGAACGTGAACCATTCATAGTCCGATTCTCCTCTCCTAAAACAG TGGTGTCTGACTTTGTCATGGTCGTTATCCATACTAAACCATCGGATGCAGTAAATGAAATCAGTGGATTGGTTTCTGTTTATGACGATATCGTTAACAGGTGGAATATTCAG GATGCCGTCATTTTAGGAGATTTCAACGCTGGTTGTGATTACGTGGACGACTCTGATTGGCAGAATATTGCCCTGCGTACTGACGTTCGATTTACATGGTTAATTGATGATCGAACTGACACCACTGTTTCTAATACATTCTGTGCTTACGATAG AATCGTCGTTGCTGGTCCGAACATGATGAAAGGTATCTGGCTAAACAGCGCcagtgtgttttattttgacgAGGCCTACGGTCTCAGTGACGATCAG GCCAGTGACGTTAGCGACCATTATCCAATTACTTTTAAGCTGTTACCAAAAC TGATGACGCCGTCCATGTTCTACCACGTTCAAGGAATTCTATGTATACCACCAAGTCAATGCGTGAGTCGACGTGGTATTGGCATCCGAGAATCCCTATTTTCAACTTGA
- the LOC144447556 gene encoding deoxyribonuclease-1-like isoform X1, which yields MNVFKLKVICELVVLRLTVQTSRESPSYIMAQQVHGLQIFGLVLAILLCQITVRGDDIEELNVAAFNVQVFGTTKMSKPDVVNTLIQIIQRYDIVVIQEIRDSSGTAIYALLNAVNSASSQQYSLAISPRLGRTSSKEQYGFLYRPDKVTVIDSYTYNDVSDFFEREPFIVRFSSPKTVVSDFVMVVIHTKPSDAVNEISGLVSVYDDIVNRWNIQDAVILGDFNAGCDYVDDSDWQNIALRTDVRFTWLIDDRTDTTVSNTFCAYDRIVVAGPNMMKGIWLNSASVFYFDEAYGLSDDQASDVSDHYPITFKLLPKLGNAIMSNTKLQTSYTVFDERVPTESYRSVFAFSSQVSNMGFKTDKLYTRSGRTAVVIASKRIAERHQVVQTLNVLYTNFPNLLSSQQIAVAKENLESGFNDAVAISLLPISNRDWYVEVACALDDKRTVDCSLTIDH from the exons ATTGACAGTACAGACGAGCAGAGAATCGCCATCGTACATTATGGCTCAGCAAGTTCATGGTCTACAGATTTTCGGCTTGGTACTCGCCATTCTGCTTTGTCAGATAACCGTGAGAGGAGATGACATCGAGGAGCTTAACGTAGCTGCTTTCAACGTTCAAGTATTTGGAACAACTAAAATGTCAAAACCTGATGTTGTCAACACCTTGATACAG ATTATCCAACGTTACGACATCGTCGTTATACAAGAGATACGAGATAGTTCAGGCACTGCGATCTACGCGTTACTGAATGCTGTCAACAGTGCTTCAAGCCAACAATACTCCCTGGCTATCAGTCCTCGACTTGGACGCACAAGCTCTAAAGAACAATACGGGTTTTTATACAG ACCAGACAAAGTAACTGTGATTGATAGTTACACTTATAATGACGTCAGTGATTTTTTTGAACGTGAACCATTCATAGTCCGATTCTCCTCTCCTAAAACAG TGGTGTCTGACTTTGTCATGGTCGTTATCCATACTAAACCATCGGATGCAGTAAATGAAATCAGTGGATTGGTTTCTGTTTATGACGATATCGTTAACAGGTGGAATATTCAG GATGCCGTCATTTTAGGAGATTTCAACGCTGGTTGTGATTACGTGGACGACTCTGATTGGCAGAATATTGCCCTGCGTACTGACGTTCGATTTACATGGTTAATTGATGATCGAACTGACACCACTGTTTCTAATACATTCTGTGCTTACGATAG AATCGTCGTTGCTGGTCCGAACATGATGAAAGGTATCTGGCTAAACAGCGCcagtgtgttttattttgacgAGGCCTACGGTCTCAGTGACGATCAG GCCAGTGACGTTAGCGACCATTATCCAATTACTTTTAAGCTGTTACCAAAAC tTGGAAACGCCATAATGTCTAACACCAAACTCCAgacctcctacactgtctttgACGAACGGGTTCCCACTGAGTCATATAGAAGCGTTTTCGCATTCTCCTCTCAGGTTTCAAATATGGGATTCAAAACCGACAAACTCTACACCAGGAGTGGACGAACTGCTGTGGTGATCGCGTCCAAACGTATAGCAGAGCGCCACCAAGTGGTACAAACCTTAAATGTTTTATACACcaattttccaaatttgctgTCTTCTCAGCAAATCGCTGTGGCGAAGGAAAACCTCGAATCTGGCTTCAATGATGCCGTGGCTATATCATTGCTGCCTATCTCTAACCGGGATTGGTACGTGGAGGTAGCATGTGCTCTCGACGATAAACGCACTGTCGACTGTAGCCTAACTATTGATCACTAA